One genomic window of Cystobacter ferrugineus includes the following:
- a CDS encoding bifunctional ornithine acetyltransferase/N-acetylglutamate synthase produces MPAEVDKPAKMNLTLIVLDEPTPAFGAVFTTNAFPGAPVLVGRERLREPTLGAVVVNNKVSNVCAPGGVEASERLCAEVARGLGLSATQVLPSSTGVIGWRLPVDAMVGAVPAAVASLDPRSVLPAAEGIMTTDLYPKVRRASVGQGSIVGIAKGAGMLEPNLATMLVYLLTDVDVPRDALRASLRSVAAKTFGCISVDSDTSTSDTVAILSSRQVPCLSLEQFESALKRVCADLAEDLVRNGEGVHHVMRVRVHGAPDEAMARGIGKSVVNSPLFQCAVNGNDPNVGRLVMAIGKYVGAHHPGMDLSRCTLRMGGRVILQQGTFRLDHETERTLVAHMKEAELYASVAPADGLTFQPPVKWPPHERAVEIDVDLGLGPAACTVLGSDRSHEYISENADYRS; encoded by the coding sequence GTGCCCGCCGAGGTGGACAAGCCCGCGAAGATGAACCTCACGCTCATCGTGCTCGACGAGCCGACGCCGGCGTTCGGGGCGGTGTTCACGACGAACGCGTTTCCCGGGGCGCCGGTGCTCGTGGGCCGTGAGCGGCTGCGCGAGCCCACGCTGGGCGCGGTGGTGGTGAACAACAAGGTGAGCAACGTGTGCGCGCCGGGCGGCGTCGAGGCCTCCGAGCGGCTGTGCGCGGAGGTGGCGCGAGGCCTGGGGCTGAGCGCCACGCAGGTACTGCCCAGCTCCACGGGCGTCATCGGGTGGCGGCTGCCGGTGGACGCCATGGTGGGCGCGGTGCCCGCGGCGGTGGCCTCGCTCGACCCCCGCTCCGTGCTGCCCGCCGCCGAGGGCATCATGACGACCGACCTCTACCCCAAGGTGCGCCGGGCCTCCGTGGGCCAGGGCAGCATCGTGGGCATCGCCAAGGGGGCGGGGATGCTCGAGCCCAACCTGGCCACCATGCTCGTCTATCTGCTCACGGACGTGGACGTGCCCCGTGATGCCCTGCGCGCGAGCCTCCGCTCGGTGGCCGCGAAGACGTTCGGCTGCATCAGCGTGGACAGCGACACGAGCACCTCGGACACCGTGGCGATCCTCTCCTCGCGCCAGGTGCCCTGCCTCTCGCTCGAGCAGTTCGAGTCCGCGCTCAAGCGCGTGTGTGCCGACCTCGCCGAGGACCTGGTGCGCAACGGCGAGGGCGTCCACCACGTCATGCGCGTGCGCGTCCACGGCGCCCCGGACGAGGCGATGGCGCGCGGCATCGGCAAATCGGTGGTGAACTCGCCCCTGTTCCAGTGCGCCGTCAACGGCAACGATCCCAACGTGGGCCGGCTGGTGATGGCCATCGGCAAGTACGTGGGCGCCCACCACCCGGGGATGGACCTCTCACGCTGCACGCTGCGCATGGGCGGCCGGGTCATCCTCCAGCAGGGCACCTTCCGGCTCGACCACGAGACCGAACGCACCCTGGTGGCGCACATGAAGGAGGCCGAGCTCTACGCGAGCGTGGCGCCCGCGGACGGGCTCACCTTCCAGCCTCCGGTGAAGTGGCCCCCGCACGAGCGCGCGGTGGAGATCGACGTGGACCTGGGACTGGGCCCGGCGGCGTGCACGGTGCTCGGCTCGGACCGCAGCCACGAGTACATCAGCGAGAACGCGGACTACCGGAGCTGA
- a CDS encoding class I lanthipeptide yields MKNQDNKKKLTLNKETIRNLSDDKLGQVAGGDGNGSLLLLCSLIAVCGDSALLGNCSFVCGGGK; encoded by the coding sequence ATGAAGAACCAGGACAACAAGAAGAAGCTGACCCTCAACAAGGAGACCATCCGCAACCTCTCCGATGACAAGCTGGGCCAGGTGGCGGGAGGTGACGGAAACGGCTCCCTCCTCCTCCTCTGCTCCCTCATCGCCGTGTGCGGCGACTCCGCCCTGCTCGGCAACTGCTCCTTCGTCTGCGGCGGCGGCAAGTAA
- a CDS encoding peptidase domain-containing ABC transporter: MSSSLDSLMNRFPALSRLGLSGLPRRIPFLQQLDANDCGAACLAMVLAWQGKGVLLHEVREVLGTGRDGATALQVLGAARHYGLSGRGVSLEVEDLEYLPPGSILHWEFRHFVVFERVVRGGVDLVDPALGRRRVSMEQVRRAFTGVALVLEPGEAFVKEAGAPRPFVRHLKQLLLQSGLLSRILVTSVLVQFFALGLPVLTGALTDRVVPHGDVQLLLVLGVAMGSLVCFQFLASLVRSFLLLRLRTELDARMTLGFVEHLVELPYAFFQRRSPGDLMNRLNSNGTIREMLTSGALSGVLDGSLVMLYLGVLVLASGPLTLLVLGLGALQVGVFLWSRRRQAELMSLGLEAEGRSHAYQVEFLTGMQNLKAMGGEHRAMDRWSGLFVDVLNLSIARGRLTGVTDSLLSALRLAAPLLILCFGAWQVLEGALTLGGMLALNAVAMGFLGPLSNLISTLMQMQLLGTYLERIHDVLDTPPEQEVGKVRPAHTLAGNIRLEDVSFRYSPHSPLVTRGVSVDIQRGQMVAIVGRSGAGKSTLAHLMLGMYVPTSGRILYDGVDLKEMELRSLRQQVGLVMQSPALFSSSIRANITLADPSLPMDAVVEAARLARLHEEILAMPMGYESLLLERGASLSGGQRQRLALARALVRKPAILLLDEATSALDSITEGEVHRALASMCCTRIVIAHRLSTVVNADLILTLEDGALVEAGTHEELLARRGVYASLVAAQLGGEPSLAPATHARSA; this comes from the coding sequence ATGTCCAGCTCGCTCGACTCCTTGATGAACCGCTTCCCCGCGTTGTCCCGGTTGGGCCTCTCCGGCCTCCCCAGGCGCATTCCCTTCCTGCAGCAGTTGGATGCCAATGATTGCGGCGCCGCGTGCCTCGCCATGGTGCTCGCCTGGCAGGGCAAGGGGGTGCTCCTGCACGAGGTGCGCGAGGTGCTGGGCACCGGACGGGATGGCGCCACGGCCTTGCAGGTGCTCGGCGCCGCCCGCCACTACGGGCTGAGCGGCCGTGGGGTGTCCCTGGAGGTGGAGGACCTCGAATACCTTCCTCCGGGCTCCATCCTCCATTGGGAGTTCCGGCACTTCGTCGTCTTCGAGCGCGTGGTCCGTGGCGGCGTGGACCTGGTGGACCCCGCCCTGGGCCGCAGGCGGGTGTCGATGGAGCAGGTGCGCCGCGCGTTCACCGGCGTGGCGCTCGTGCTCGAGCCCGGCGAGGCGTTCGTGAAGGAAGCGGGCGCGCCGCGGCCCTTCGTCCGCCACCTGAAGCAACTGCTCCTCCAGTCCGGACTGCTCTCGCGCATCCTCGTCACCTCGGTGCTGGTGCAGTTCTTCGCCCTGGGGCTGCCAGTGCTCACGGGCGCCCTCACGGACCGGGTGGTGCCCCATGGGGACGTGCAATTGCTGCTCGTGCTGGGTGTGGCCATGGGCTCGCTCGTCTGCTTCCAGTTCCTCGCCTCCCTGGTGCGCTCCTTCCTGCTCCTGCGCCTGCGCACGGAGCTGGACGCGCGCATGACACTCGGCTTCGTGGAGCACCTGGTGGAGCTGCCCTATGCGTTCTTCCAGCGGCGCTCCCCGGGCGATTTGATGAACCGCCTCAACAGCAACGGCACCATCCGCGAGATGCTCACCTCGGGCGCGCTGTCGGGGGTGCTCGACGGCTCGCTGGTGATGCTCTACCTGGGGGTGCTGGTCCTCGCGAGCGGGCCCCTGACGCTGCTGGTGCTGGGGCTGGGCGCGCTCCAGGTGGGGGTGTTCCTCTGGTCGCGCCGGCGGCAGGCGGAGTTGATGTCACTCGGTCTGGAGGCCGAGGGCAGGTCTCACGCCTATCAGGTGGAGTTCCTCACCGGCATGCAGAACCTCAAGGCCATGGGCGGCGAGCACCGGGCGATGGATCGCTGGTCGGGCCTGTTCGTGGACGTGCTCAACCTCTCAATCGCCCGCGGCAGGCTGACGGGCGTGACGGACTCGCTGCTGAGCGCCCTGCGCCTGGCCGCGCCGCTGCTCATCCTGTGTTTTGGCGCCTGGCAGGTGCTCGAGGGCGCGCTCACCCTGGGTGGCATGCTGGCGCTCAACGCGGTGGCCATGGGCTTTCTCGGGCCGTTGTCCAACCTCATCTCCACGCTGATGCAGATGCAGCTACTCGGGACCTACCTCGAGCGCATCCACGACGTGCTGGACACGCCTCCCGAGCAGGAAGTGGGCAAGGTGCGTCCAGCGCACACGCTTGCCGGCAACATCCGCCTGGAGGACGTCTCTTTCCGTTACAGCCCCCATTCGCCGCTGGTGACGCGCGGGGTGTCGGTGGACATCCAGCGCGGGCAGATGGTGGCCATCGTGGGCCGCTCGGGGGCGGGCAAGTCCACCCTGGCCCACCTGATGCTCGGCATGTATGTGCCCACCTCGGGGCGCATCCTCTATGACGGGGTGGACCTCAAGGAGATGGAGCTGCGCTCGCTCCGCCAGCAGGTGGGCCTCGTCATGCAGAGCCCCGCCCTGTTCTCCTCCAGCATTCGCGCCAACATCACGCTGGCGGATCCCTCGCTGCCCATGGATGCCGTGGTGGAGGCCGCCCGACTGGCGCGTCTGCACGAGGAGATCCTCGCCATGCCCATGGGCTACGAGAGTCTGCTCCTGGAGCGCGGTGCCTCGCTGTCGGGCGGCCAGCGGCAGCGGCTCGCACTGGCCCGGGCGCTCGTGCGCAAACCGGCCATCCTGCTGCTGGACGAGGCCACGAGCGCCCTGGATTCCATCACCGAGGGCGAGGTGCACCGCGCGCTGGCGTCCATGTGTTGCACCCGCATTGTCATTGCCCACCGGCTGAGCACCGTGGTGAACGCGGATCTCATCCTGACTCTGGAGGATGGCGCCTTGGTGGAGGCGGGGACGCACGAGGAATTGCTCGCCCGGAGAGGCGTGTATGCCTCGCTGGTGGCGGCTCAGCTCGGTGGCGAGCCTTCCCTCGCGCCCGCCACGCACGCGCGGAGCGCGTAG
- a CDS encoding type II toxin-antitoxin system RelE family toxin encodes MNPTAYTVEIDPSAWSQLALLRVETYRRVREALTSVASTVTSAGKSCQARFPLVVDDTVAHYDVDHLRRRVLLREVGPSTRED; translated from the coding sequence ATGAATCCCACTGCCTACACCGTCGAGATCGACCCGTCCGCCTGGAGCCAGCTGGCTCTGCTGCGGGTGGAGACGTATCGACGGGTTCGCGAGGCGCTCACGTCCGTGGCCTCCACGGTGACGTCCGCCGGGAAGTCCTGCCAGGCGAGGTTTCCGCTGGTGGTCGACGACACGGTCGCGCACTACGACGTGGACCACCTGCGGCGCCGGGTGTTGCTGCGCGAGGTGGGGCCCTCCACCCGGGAGGACTGA
- a CDS encoding kinesin, giving the protein MPRQLVYRRYGGSLQVSIPSFEVLVEAVHIPETQWLATACPIEGLTCDRRFLEFLDTDKNGRIRVMEVRQAVRFTAEHLRSFQGADAGSDVLVLDMLADGAARARDAAGLLLDTLKAEDRTRISLEQVRASDRALREAGHNGDGIVAPAFLPEALRPLAVRLMAAFPEVKNRAGQPGVDLPMLQRLREERKALLVHLAERASVLVWGAPSVERARRIQEVRPLLDTYFLQCRLIAAQPEAVTSLKLDGGRVQGALGDLQALSRVVSELPVAPPEPGGLLRWSRMYRGPAFEKLDAFRRDVAVPVSNDQATLSDASWREMSARADAILAWQARLEASPLRDWADVLATISESELDALEAKCREDLARQDTLGAVEDVERLILYQRWLLTFANNFISMPDLYQTKRRALVERGTLILGGRRYRLSVLVKDRAAHSALTSQGTTCTLYVQVISREGGESYEVAVPVTRGRSTELAVGKRGVFYDVEQREYDAVVTQIIRQPVSLWEAMTMPFERIGRFISSKIEGMAAAGEKTLDESLEKSYAHGTGVASAAAATPASAPAPAPAAAPAAAPVGGPGGFIAATGIAFAAVGSSLAFIVSQVRSLTVFDVLTALIIAAAVVMLPSGLLGWLKLRKRNLAVLLEGSGWALNDRLMLTRDLAMLITRRPRLPKSATVDRADMLRSALVTVHEDDEGEPRSWGLWFFILLAVLAALLWQFREPIAREACSRQWMRGAMCEWGRAPGTAPAAPPAAPAPGATGAP; this is encoded by the coding sequence ATGCCGCGTCAACTCGTCTACCGCCGTTATGGGGGGTCCCTCCAGGTCTCCATTCCTTCCTTCGAGGTGTTGGTGGAGGCCGTCCACATCCCCGAGACGCAGTGGCTCGCGACGGCTTGTCCGATCGAGGGGCTCACCTGTGATCGCCGCTTCCTGGAGTTCCTCGACACCGACAAGAACGGGCGCATCCGGGTCATGGAGGTGCGGCAGGCCGTGCGGTTCACGGCGGAACACCTGCGCTCCTTCCAGGGGGCGGACGCGGGGAGCGACGTGCTGGTGCTGGACATGCTCGCCGACGGGGCGGCGCGGGCCCGGGACGCGGCCGGTCTGCTGTTGGACACCTTGAAGGCGGAGGATCGCACGCGGATCTCGCTCGAGCAGGTGCGCGCGAGTGATCGGGCGCTGCGCGAGGCGGGGCACAACGGAGATGGCATCGTGGCGCCGGCCTTCCTGCCGGAGGCCCTGAGGCCCCTGGCCGTGCGGCTCATGGCGGCCTTTCCCGAGGTGAAGAACCGCGCGGGGCAGCCCGGGGTGGATCTGCCCATGCTCCAGCGCTTGCGCGAGGAGCGCAAGGCGTTGCTGGTCCACCTGGCCGAGCGGGCGTCGGTGCTCGTCTGGGGCGCGCCGAGCGTGGAGCGGGCCCGGCGCATCCAGGAGGTGCGTCCGCTGCTGGACACGTACTTCCTGCAGTGCCGGCTGATCGCGGCCCAACCCGAGGCCGTCACGAGCCTCAAGCTGGACGGGGGAAGGGTGCAGGGGGCGCTGGGGGATCTCCAGGCGCTCTCGCGCGTGGTGTCGGAGCTGCCCGTGGCGCCTCCCGAGCCCGGGGGGCTCTTGCGCTGGTCGCGGATGTACCGGGGGCCGGCGTTCGAGAAGCTGGACGCGTTCCGGCGGGACGTGGCGGTGCCGGTGTCCAATGATCAGGCGACGCTGTCGGACGCGTCGTGGCGCGAGATGTCCGCGCGGGCCGATGCCATCCTGGCCTGGCAGGCGCGGCTGGAGGCGAGCCCCTTGCGCGACTGGGCGGACGTGCTGGCGACGATCTCCGAGTCCGAGCTGGACGCCCTCGAGGCGAAGTGCCGGGAGGATCTGGCGCGCCAGGACACCCTGGGCGCGGTGGAGGACGTGGAGCGGTTGATCCTCTACCAGCGCTGGCTGCTGACGTTCGCCAACAACTTCATCAGCATGCCGGACCTCTACCAGACGAAGCGGCGCGCGCTGGTGGAGCGCGGCACGCTCATCCTCGGAGGGCGGCGCTACCGGTTGTCGGTGCTGGTGAAGGACCGGGCCGCGCATTCCGCGCTGACGAGCCAGGGCACCACCTGCACGCTCTACGTGCAGGTGATCTCCAGGGAGGGCGGGGAGAGCTACGAGGTGGCGGTGCCCGTCACGCGCGGGCGCAGCACCGAGCTGGCGGTGGGCAAGCGCGGCGTGTTCTACGACGTGGAGCAGCGCGAGTACGACGCCGTGGTGACGCAGATCATCCGCCAGCCCGTGTCGTTGTGGGAGGCGATGACGATGCCCTTCGAGCGGATCGGCAGGTTCATCTCCTCGAAGATCGAGGGGATGGCGGCCGCGGGCGAGAAGACGCTCGATGAGTCCCTGGAGAAGAGCTACGCGCACGGCACCGGGGTGGCGAGCGCCGCGGCGGCCACTCCGGCCTCGGCTCCGGCTCCAGCTCCGGCCGCGGCTCCAGCGGCGGCGCCCGTGGGCGGGCCGGGAGGCTTCATCGCGGCGACGGGCATCGCGTTCGCGGCGGTGGGCTCCTCGCTGGCGTTCATCGTGTCGCAGGTGCGCTCGCTCACGGTGTTCGATGTCCTCACCGCGCTCATCATCGCCGCGGCCGTGGTGATGCTGCCCTCAGGCCTGCTGGGCTGGCTCAAGCTGCGCAAGCGCAACCTGGCGGTGCTGCTGGAGGGCTCGGGCTGGGCGCTCAATGATCGGCTGATGCTCACGCGCGACCTGGCGATGCTCATCACCCGCCGGCCACGGCTGCCCAAGAGCGCCACGGTGGATCGGGCGGACATGTTGCGCTCGGCGCTGGTGACGGTGCACGAGGACGACGAGGGCGAGCCGCGCTCGTGGGGCCTGTGGTTCTTCATCCTCCTGGCGGTGCTGGCCGCTCTGCTCTGGCAGTTCCGCGAGCCGATCGCCCGCGAGGCCTGCTCGCGGCAGTGGATGCGCGGCGCCATGTGCGAGTGGGGACGAGCCCCGGGCACGGCACCGGCGGCGCCTCCCGCGGCGCCGGCGCCTGGAGCGACGGGGGCGCCCTGA
- the coaA gene encoding type I pantothenate kinase, producing MSVPKQQAASMFVDFERDAWRALRASTPLLLDAAEVESLRGLGEQLDLKEVEDVYLPLSRLLNLHVAAAQSLWTAQQAFLGGFTQRVPFVIGIAGSVAVGKSTTARILQALLSRWPDHPHVELVTTDGFLFPNRVLTERGLMLRKGFPESYDRRALVRFLAEIKSGRAEVSAPVYSHLVYDIVPGEFLSIRRPDILILEGLNVLQTGPVEGGKMPHTFLSDFFDFSIYVDAHEQDIRRWYVDRFLRLRETAFRDERSFFRRFAELTEEQATARALSVWAEINGPNLVQNIAPTRSRARLILLKGSDHKVRRVRMRKT from the coding sequence ATGTCCGTACCCAAGCAACAGGCCGCGTCCATGTTCGTCGATTTCGAGCGCGATGCGTGGAGGGCGCTGCGCGCGTCGACTCCGCTGCTGCTCGACGCGGCGGAGGTCGAGAGTCTGCGAGGACTGGGCGAGCAGCTGGACTTGAAGGAGGTGGAGGACGTCTACCTGCCCCTGTCCCGGTTGCTCAACCTGCACGTGGCGGCGGCGCAGAGCCTGTGGACGGCGCAGCAGGCGTTCCTGGGTGGCTTCACCCAGCGGGTGCCGTTCGTCATCGGCATCGCGGGCAGTGTCGCGGTGGGCAAGAGCACCACGGCGCGCATCCTCCAGGCGCTGCTGTCACGCTGGCCGGACCATCCCCACGTGGAGCTCGTCACCACCGACGGCTTCCTCTTCCCCAACCGGGTGCTCACCGAGCGCGGCCTCATGCTGCGCAAGGGCTTCCCGGAGAGCTACGACCGGCGCGCCCTGGTGCGCTTCCTCGCGGAGATCAAATCCGGCCGCGCCGAGGTGAGCGCGCCCGTCTACTCGCACCTCGTCTACGACATCGTCCCCGGCGAGTTCCTGTCCATCCGCCGGCCGGACATCCTCATCCTCGAGGGGCTCAACGTCCTGCAGACGGGGCCCGTGGAGGGGGGGAAGATGCCGCACACCTTCCTGTCGGACTTCTTCGACTTCTCCATCTACGTGGACGCGCACGAGCAGGACATCCGCCGCTGGTACGTGGACCGCTTCCTGCGCCTGCGCGAGACGGCGTTCCGCGACGAGCGCTCCTTCTTCCGGCGCTTCGCCGAGCTCACCGAGGAGCAGGCCACGGCGCGCGCGCTGTCCGTCTGGGCGGAGATCAACGGACCCAACCTGGTGCAGAACATCGCGCCCACGCGCTCGCGCGCGCGGCTCATCCTGCTCAAGGGCTCGGATCACAAGGTGCGCCGCGTGCGCATGCGCAAGACGTGA